The Acidithiobacillus ferrooxidans ATCC 23270 genomic interval TAGTTGCGCTTCCTTGACCCCTTTTTCACCGAAGAGAGGCTGCGGCGCTTTGCGCACTACGGTCGGCATCAGTCCCATGCGGCGCAGGTTGGAGCGCACGGCGTTGGCGGAGACGGCGTTCATCTCGCCCTTTTTCTTTTCGCTCCCGCCGGGCGCGGTCGCCTCCCACGTAAAGTCGTAGGTTTTTGCCTCGCGGAGTGCGGATTTCTTGTCTTTGCCCAAGGCTGTCGCCATGCGTTCATCCCGTCCCAGTCGTTACTACCCACCCATATAGAACAGTCTGGTCAATTTGCAATGGGCGTTGTGCTGCCGCGGAGCGGCGGGACTGGAACGAGGTATTTCAGGAGATGGGCGGCTGCCAGAGTTTGTCCCAGCTTTGCTGGGCAGCGAGACCGAGGCGTTGGGGGAGTGTCTTTTGGCGCTGATAATGGAGGGCGAGCACTTTGCCCTGTCGCACCGCTTCCAGGATGATCTCGTCGCTGGTGGCGAGATCATCCACCAATCCGAGTTGGCGGGCCTTGTTGCCCAGCCAGGCTTCGCCAGTGGCGACTTGTTCCAAATCCAGTTGCGGACGGTATTGCTGGACGAAGTCGCGGAATTGGGCGTGGGTTTCTTCCAGTTCTTCGCGCAGCTTGGCGCGGCCGGTTTCGGTGTTCTCGCCGAACAAGGTGACGGTGCGCTTGAATTTGCCGGCGGTGAACTGTTCCCAGTCGATGTTGCGATCCTGCAGCCAGCGGTGGAAGTTGGGAATCTGGGCGACGACGCCGATGGAGCCGATGAGGGCGAAGGGGCTGGCGACGATACGGTCAGCCGTGACCGCCATCATGTAGCCGCCACTGGCGGCGACGGCGTCGACCAGCACCGTGAGATGAATCTTGGCGGCACGCAGACGTAATAACTGGGCCGAGGCGAGACCATAGGTGTTGACCATGCCGCCGCCGCTTTCCAGGCGCAGCAGGACGGTGTCGCCGGGTTTTGCGGCCTGGATGATGGCGGAGATTTCTTCGCGCAGGGCACTGACGGCAGAGGCGCGGATATCGCCCTTGAAGTCGAGCAGATAGGTGCAGCTTTCGGCAAGAGGGTCGTTGGCCCTGTCTTTGCGGTCTTTCTTGAGGGTCTTCCGATGGATTTTCAGGGCTTTTTTGTCCAGCCGGTATTGCTGGACGTTTTCGCCCGATTGTTCTAATTGCTTGCGCAGGTCGGTGACCTGCACCTGTCCGGACGCGGGGCTTTTGCGTTTGTTCAGGGCGATGGCGGCGATGCCGCCCACGACGACGAGCAGGGCGACCACGATGGTGGCGGTGTCGGCAAGGAAGAGCAGGTAATGACTGAAGAAGGTTTCCATGGCGCCAAGATAGGCGGAAAGGCGATAGCTGTAAAGATTCCGGGAATGGTTGAACCCTGGGTGCTGGGGGCGTTATCATTTTAACTCTTGCCGAGGTGCTTCCTTTCATGATCCATGTGAAGTTTTTTGCCAGCGTGCGCGAGCGTGTCGGGATCGGGGAAATGTCTCTGCCGATGCCTGAAGGTGGTGCCACCGTGGCGGATATCCTGGCGCTGGCGGAGGGTGAAGCCGGCGTGGTGCTGCAGGGCGCTCATCTGCTGGCGGCGGTCAACCTACGGCACGTGCCTTTCTCCGATGTGGTTCGCGACGGCGACGAGGTGGCGTTTTTCCCACCGGTAACCGGTGGTTAGCTGTGCTCGTTAAAGTTCAGCGGGAAGACTTTGATCCGATGGCGGAGATGGCGGCCTTTCCGGCGGATGCCATCGCCGGAGCGGGCAGCTCGGTCACCTTTATCGGGACGGTGCGTGATTATAGCGAGGCGACGGATATCCTGGCCATGGAGATCGAGCACTATCCGGGGATGACGGAGCGCGAGCTGGAACGTATCAGCGCGGAGGCCGCGCAGCGCTACGATATCCTCGACAGCCTGATCATGCATCGTTACGGGCGTCTGGCGCCACAGGACAATATCGTGATGGTGGCGGTCTGGTCGCGGCACCGGGCGGCGGCCTTTGACGCCTGTCGCTTCCTGATCGATGTATTGAAAACCAGCGCGCCCTTCTGGAAAAAAGAGATCACCCCGGAGGGGGTGCGCTGGGTGACCGATTGTCCCGGCTGCCGGGCCGGGAGCCGCGAGGGGCATACCCATGCGCCCCATGTTTCCCATTCCCATACACAGGTGAAGTGAGATTTTATGCCGAGTTTTGATGTGGTATCCGAAGTGGATATGCAGGAAGTGGATAATGCCCTGCATACAACGGTGAAGGAAATCACCACCCGTTATGATTTCAAGGGCAGCAAGGCGTCGATGGAGCGGAAGGAAAAGGAGATCATCCTCGTTGCCGAGGACGAGTATAAGCTGGGGCAGATGATCGACCTGCTCTCGGCGCGTCTGGTAAAGCGCGGGGTAGATTTGAAGGCCCTGGAGGTGGGTAAGGTGGCCGCCGCGGCGGGCGGGATGGAGCGGCAGGTGCTGAGCCTGAAAGTGGGTCTGGAAACCGAAGTGTCCAAGCGCATGATCAAATTTCTGAAAGACGGAAAGTTCAAGGCCCAGGGCAGTATCCAGGGGGATCAGTTGCGGGTGTCGGGCAAGAGCCGGGACGAGTTGCAGGCGGCCATTGCCGCGCTGCGCGGTCACGATTTTGGTTTGCCGGTGCAGTTTACGAACTTTCGGGATTGAGGTTTGACGGGGGAAACATGGACAAGGTGGAATTTGCGGCACTGGTTGCCGGGATGACAGGGGTAAGTGCGGCGGCGGTGATCAGCCGTGACGGGATTCCTTTACAGGTGGAAGGGATGTCCGAAGACGTGGCGGATACGGTGGCGGCGCTGGCGTCTGGCATGTGCGCACTGGCTAAACGTATGAACGAGGAAGGTAATGGTGTGCGCCATGTCCATGTGGTGCTGGCTGACCACGATATGGTGTTGCTGCCGACCATGTCAGGAGCGGTACTGGTGGTGATGCGGCCGGGGCGGAACGACGAGTCGGGGATCGATGTATTGCGGACTGCCGCGGTGGCTTTATGACGAAGGTGTCGGCACAACATACGGCACTTCACGACTGGCATGTGGCCCACGGCGCACGTATGGTGGATTTTGCCGGCTGGGAGATGCCTCTGAACTACGGCTCGCAACTGGCCGAGCATGAGGCGGTGCGGCGGGCGGCGGGACTGTTTGATGTCTCGCACATGCGGCCTCTGGATTTGAGCGGGCCAGATGCGCGGGTGCTGCTTCGGTATGCGCTGGCGAACGATGTGGCAAAGCTGGACGCTGCGCCGGGCAAGGCGCTGTACAGCACGATGTTGCAGGGCGATGGCGGGATTATCGACGATCTGATCGTCTACCATCGCGGCGGAGGCCGGTATCGGATCGTGCTGAATGCGGGGGGTGCGGAGGCGGATACGGCGCACCTGCAGGCCCTTGCGGATGCCCATGGCTGGCGCGTGATCCTGCAGAAGCGGCCAGATCTGGGGATTCTCGCCGTTCAGGGCCCGACAGCGCGGGCGCTGGCGGCGACGGTACTGGCGATTCCCGCGTTGGCGGATCTGGGCGTTTTTCACGCATTGGAACAGGGAGATTTTTTTGTCGGGCGAACCGGCTATACCGGCGAGGATGGCGTCGAAATCGTCGCCGCTAACGGGCTGTTAACGGACCTGGCAGACCGGCTGCTGGTGGCGGGTGTGCGCCCTGCGGGTCTGGCGGCGCGGGATAGTCTGCGTCTGGAGGCGGGGCTGGGTCTGTACGGTCAGGATATGACAACGGCGGTTTCGCCTTATGCCAGTAATCTGGGCTGGACCGTGGACTTGCGGGCCGCAGACCGGAATTTTCTGGGCCGGGCGGCACTGGAGGCGGAGTTGGCGGCTGGTGACGGTGCCCGGCTCGTCGGTCTGGCCATGCGCGATGGGATTCCCCGCCATGGCTATGTCGTCGAAAATGCCGCTGGACAGCCTTGCGGGGTGGTCACCAGCGGTATTTTTTCGCCCAGTTTGCAGTGCGGTATTGCCCTGGCCCGGGTGGATGCGGTGCTGGCGCCGGGAGCGCTATCTGCGGTGCTGGTGCGTGGGGTGCGGCGTCCGGCGCTGGTGATAAAACCGCCCTTCTGGCGCAACGGGGCGGCAACCTTTTCCTTTCCTGAGGAGCATGAAATATGAGCAAAATTCCGGAGACCTTGCGTTACAGTGATACCCATGAGTGGGTGGAAGACCTGGGAGGCGGACGCTACCGGGTGGGAATTACCGATCACGCCCAGGAATTGCTGGGGGATCTGGTGTTCGTAGAGGCCCCGGAGACGGGTAAGACGATTCGCGGTGGTGCAGTCTGCGGTGTGCTGGAGTCGGTCAAGGCGGCGGCGGATTTGTATGCGCCGCTCGACGGCACGGTGGTGGAGCGTAACGACGGGTTGGCGGATAACCCGCAGTGGCTCAATGAAGACCCTTATGGCCGGGGCTGGATCATGGTGGTGGAGGCGGATGCGTCCGCTGGTGACGGGCTGATGGATGCGGCGGCCTACGCCAAGATCGCGGAGGTCTGATCGTTATGCCCTATATTCCCCACGATGCGGCGGAGACGGCGGCGATGTTGGCCGCCGTCGGCGTTGAGCGCCTCGACCAGCTTTTCGATGAAATTCCTCCAGTCCTGCAGGTGCAGGATATGGCCTTGCCGGAAGGGCTGTCGGAAATGGCGCTGCAGCGTGAGCTGGAGGGAAGGGCGCTGGCCAACGCGCCGCTACGCTGCTTTGCGGGGGGCGGGGCTTATGCCCATCATATCCCGGCCATCGTCTGGGAAATTGCCGGGCGCGGCGAGTTCTATTCCGCTTATACGCCGTATCAGGCGGAAGCCAGCCAAGGTACACTGCAGATCATTTATGAGTATCAGAGCTTCATCACCCGGCTGACCGGGCTGGAGGTGAGTAATGCCTCCCTCTATGATGGAGCCTCGGGGTTGGCCGAGGCCTGCCTGATGGCGTTGCGTATTCAGGGCGGCGACAAATCCATCCTGGTGCCGGAGAACCTGCTGCCGGGCTGGCGGCGGGTGTTGGACAGCGTGCTTGGTTTGCAAAACATCCGTTTGGTGAGCGTGCCTTATGACCGTGCCACGGGTACCCTGATATTGCCCGCAGATGCGGGGGATGCGGCGGCGCTGATCATTCCCCAGAGCAACGCCCTGGGTCTGCTGGAGCCGGTGGATGCGCTGACCGACTGGGCCCATGCTCATGGCCTGCTCGCCATAGCCGTGGTCAATCCGCTGGCGCTGGCGTTGCTGAAGGCACCGGGGGTTTGGGGCACACAGGGCGCGGATATGGCGGTGGGGGAGGGGCAGCCGCTGGGAATTCCCCTGAGCGGCGGCGGGCCTTACTTTGGTTTTCTCGCCTGCCGCAAGGCCCACGTGCGCCAGTTGCCCGGGCGACTGGTCGCCAAGACCGTGGACGGGCAGGGCCGTGAGGGTTTTTGTCTGACCCTGCAGGCGCGGGAGCAGCATATTCGCCGCGGCAAGGCGACGAGCAACATCTGCACCAATCAGGGCCTGATGGTGACGGCGGCGACCATTCATATGGCGGCGCTGGGCGGATACGGCTTGCAGCAGACGGCGGTGCTGTGCCATGAGCGTGCCGTGCGGTTGCGGGAACTGTTGACGGGGGTGCCGGGGGTGAGCCTGCCTTATGGCGGGGCCTTTTTCCATGAATTTGTCGTGCGCTTGCCTCATGCTGCCGTGGCGGTACGGGATACGCTGCTGGGCTATGGTTTGCTGGCGGGGCTCCCCCTCTCGGATTGGGGGATGGGCGAAGCGGGCGATCTGCTGGTATGCACCACGGAACTGTTGGAAGAGGCGGATCTGTTGGCGTATCGCGGTGCCCTGACCGCTGTGCTGGAGACTTTATGAGCTTTATGAGCGATTCCATTTTCGATCACGATCATCATGTCCCGGCGGTAGCGTTGCCCTCCGATATTCCGGCGGCGCTGCTGCGGAAGACACCCCTGAATCTGCCCAATCCGTCTGAACTGGAGGTGCTGCGCCACTATACCCGGCTGTCCCAGAAGAATTTTTCCATCGATACCCAGTTTTATCCGCTGGGTTCCTGCACCATGAAATATAATCCGCGGATTGCCCATACCATGGCCGCGCTGCCGGGCTTCGCACGCCTGCATCCGGATACGCCGGCGCAGGGTATGCAGGGACTGTTGCAGGTGCTCTGGGAGTTGCAGGAATGGCTGGCGGCGACGACGGGCATGGCCGCGGTGAGCCTGACCCCGGCGGCGGGCGCCCAGGGCGAACTGGCCGGTGTCGCCATGATCCGCGCCTATCATGCGGCGCACGGCGACCACGGGCGACGGAAGATGCTGATTCCCACGGCAGCGCACGGTACCAATCCGGCCAGCGCCCAGATGGCGGGTTTTGACGTGGTGGAAATCCCTAATCTGGCCGACGGTGACCTGGATATGGCCTTTTTGGATCAGCATCTGGGGCCAGATATCGCAGGGATCATGTTGACCAATCCCTCCACCCTCGGGGTGTTTGAGCGTCGGATTACGGAAATTGCGGCACGTGTTCACGAGGCAGGGGGGCTGCTCTACTATGATGGCGCCAATCTCAATGCCATTCTCGGTCGGGTGCAGCCGGGGCAGATGGGTTTTGACGCGATGCATCTGAACCTGCACAAGACTTTTGCCACGCCTCATGGCGGCGGCGGGCCGGGTGCGGGTGCGGTAGCGGTACAGGAACGCCTGCGTCCTTTTCTGCCCCTGCCAGTGGTCGCACGGGAAGCGGCAGGCGCGCTGCGCTGGCTGGACGAAGGGGATTTGCCCCGGAGCATTGGTCGGCTCAGCGCCCATGGCGGAAATATCGGCGTACTGCTGCGCGCCCATGCTTACCTGCGGCGCCTGGGGCGGGCGGGGGTGGGCCGGGTATCGGCTTATGCCGCGCTCAATGCCAATTATCTGCTCAGGGAGCTGCAGGGAGTGGGCTATCAGGCGGCCTTCCCGGAGCGGCGGGCCAGTCACGAGTTCATCCTGAGCGTCAGCGATCTGCAGAAGGCGACCGGTATACGGGCGCTGGATGTGGCCAAGCGCCTGCTGGATTTCGGGATTCACGCGCCGACCGTTTACTTTCCCCAACTGGTGCCGGAGTGCCTGCTGATCGAACCTACGGAGACCGAAAGCAAGGCGACCCTGGATCGTTTCGTGACGGTGATGGCGCAGATTCGCCGAGAGGCCTTGGAGCAGCCGGAGCTCTTGCGGGAAGCACCTCACCATCTCCCGGTGGGGCGTCTGGATGAAGCCTTGGCGGCGCGGCGTCTGGATGTCGCGGGAGGCTTTGTGACGACCGTCTGAACCGCTATGCGGCCCCGTGCCCCTGGTCATCCGCCACGATCCGGCCGCGTTCGAGGCGGATGATCTGATCGGCGAGGCGGGTGGTGCGCGGACGGTGTGCGATGATGATGATGGTTTTGCGGCCGTGGAGAGCGCTGAGGGTCTCCGCGATGTGTTCTTCACTTTCGCTGTCGAGGTTGCTGGTGGCCTCGTCGAGGACCAGTACGGGGCGATCCAGATAGAGCGCGCGGGCGATGGCGAGCCGCTGGCGCTGTCCCCCGGAAAGATTGCCGCCATTACCCTTGATCAGCGTGTCCAGCCCGCCGGTCGTGGCCAGAAAATCCCAGGTGTGGGCCTGCCGCGCGGCAGCCTCGGCGCGTTGGCGGTCCGGTTGCGCGTCGGCGTAGGCGATATTGCTAAGAGCGCTGCCGGTGAAAAGTACAGGCTCCTGGGCGACAAAGGCGAAATAGCTGCGGTAATCGTCGGAAGGAAGTTCGCGAATGGATTGCCCCGCCACGGTGATGTCTCCCCCACTGGGCGGCAGAAGGCCAAGCATCACCCGCGCCAGACTGGTTTTTCCACCGCCGCTGGAACCGACGATGGCGGTCGTGCTCAACGGTGGTATGGTGAACTGGAGTCCGCGCAAAATCGCTTCACCACTCATCTGCAGTTGGAGGTCGTGGCACTGCCAGGTGCCCCAGGGGCGCGGGATGGCGGAACGGGTACCGGATTCTGCGGGCTGATCCAGCCAGGCGAAAAGGCGGTCTGCGGCCGAGAGTCCCTGCTGCAGTTGATTGTTGGCCGAGGAAAGCTGGCGCAGCGGCTCGTAGACCATCCCGAGCGCTGTCAGGAAGCTGAAAAAGGCCCCGGTCGTCATGTCGCCATTCACCACCTGACTGCCGCCCAGATAGATGATGACCCCGATGCCCAGCGCGGCGATCATTTCCATGATAGGGACGGTCGCCTTCTGGATACGGGCGATCTGCATCATCAGGTCGAAATAGCGCCGCGCCTGAACACCGAACCGTTGTGCCTCGAAGGCTTCACTGCCCTGACTTTTGATGACCTCGGCGCCGCGCAGGCTCTGGGAGAACTGATCCATGATCTGGCCCATCTGCTCCTGCTGGCGCTCGCCGCGCTGGCGCAATTTCTGCCCGAAACGAATCAGGGGATAAAACGCGATGGGCAGGGTGACCAAGCTGATGAGCGCCAGCTTCCAGCTCATGTAAAATACCACCGCCATCAGCGCGATGATCTGGAAGGTGGATAGAAAGAAGCGCGCCAGCACCGACAGCCCCTGCTGCAACAAGGTCAGGTCCAGGCTCATCCGGGACAGGGTGCTGCCGTGACTGTTATCGATCAGGACGCCGAGGGGCAGACGCAGGGTGTGGGCGAACAGACGTTCGCGCAGGCGGCGCAAAATGTCTTCTTCCACCCGGGCGAGGGTGATGGCCTGCAGGTAGTCGGCGCTCCCTTTGACCGCGTAGATCGCGATGACACCCAGGGGCAGCCAGATAAGCATGTCGGCGTTGCGGTCGATGAATATCCGGTCGAGGACCGGCTTGATCATGTAGGCCACTCCGCCGGTGGCCGCGCCCGAAATCACCATGAACAGCATGGCGACGGCGATGCGTCCCCGGTACGCGCGAACCAGACTGAGCAGGCGGTAAAAGCTGGGAGAACGGAGCGCGGCGCGGGCGCCAGCGTCACTCACTCTTCGAGCAGTCCCCGCTTATCCTTGACGTGCAGCCAGGCATCGGCATCTTCCGGTGCGGCTTTCTTCTGGATGATGGCCGGCCAGATCTTGGCAAGACGGGCGTTGATTTCTTCAAATTCTTTCTGACCATCCGGCATGTCGTCATCGCGGAAAATGGCGCCCGCAGGACATTCCGGTTCGCAGAGGGTGCAATCGATGCACTCATCGGGGTCGATGACCAGGAAATTCGGCCCTTCGCGGAAGCAGTCCACCGGGCAGACGTCTACACAGTCAGTATATTTGCACTTGATACAAGATTCAGTCACCACATAAGTCATGGGGGCGGAGCTCCTCACGGTTGAGTCTGATGGATTATAGCCGGATGTGCCGGCGGGTCGCGGGTCTATTCTAGCCTAAGGCGGCAGTGCTGCGCACTAGTTGGGGGCGGATTCGGGAAAGGCAGCCCAGCAGGAATGGCAGCCCCGGAGGTGGGTTGGAAAATAGATAAAATTAGACTAATATTACATGGCGTCGCAGGCTAAGGGCGTTTGGCAGGGTGCGAAAAACTTCTGCTATAGTGAAAATTCAGACTTTGTCCCGTCGTTTCAACAGAGGAGAAACCCAATGGCCGTATTAGTAGGAAAAGCTGCCCCCGATTTTGTAGCCCCCGCAGTCATGCCAGATAACAGCATCAACGAAAAGTTTCAGTTTTCTCAGCATATTAAGGGAAAGTATGCGGTTCTGTTCTTTTATCCCCTCGATTTTACCTTTGTCTGCCCCTCGGAAATTCTGGCGTTCAATCATCGCCTGAACGAGTTCAAGTCCCGCAATACCGAGGTCATCGCTTGCAGCGTGGACTCCCATTTCACCCATCTGGCCTGGAAGAACACGCCGGAAGAGAAGGGCGGTATCGGCCATATCCAGTTGCCCATGGTCGCCGACCTCTCCAAGAGCATCGCCCGCAATTACGATGTCCTGCTCAACGATGAGGTTGCCCTGCGCGGTTCCTTTTTGATCGACCGTGAAGGCATCGTGCGTCACGAGGTGGTCAATGACCTGCCCCTGGGCCGCAACATCGACGAAATGATCCGGATGGTGGACGCACTGCAATTCTCGGAAGAACACGGCGAAGTTTGTCCTGCCCAGTGGCAGAAGGGTAAAGCAGGCATGAAGCCGACCAGCGAAGGTGTCGCCGACTTCCTGGCGCATCACGGCAAAGAGCTCTGACTGCCGGTCACTGCTGAGATCCCCTGTCTGGACGGACGCGGGGATGTGCCGAAGTGAAAAGGGCCCGGACGCCAGTCGTCCGGGCTTTTTTCCGGGCTTCAGTGCAGGCCGTGTCCAGCCCCTTCCGCCGCTTCCGTCATCACCGCCCTTACCGCGTCGGGGAAATCCCCCTGCGCCATCTGCTGTGTTCCCTCCTGAAAGAAGCGGGGGGCATCGGCTGGCAAGTAGTGAATGATTGCTGCAAAAGCCTTGCGCATTTCCACAGGATCATGGGCGCGCGTCGCGGTAATCCCCCAGTTCAGCAGCAGGATGCGCCAGGGGCGGTGCGGGTCTGCGCCATCCAGATCGGCAGCGTAGTCTGCTGCAGCGGCTTCTTTCACCTCGCCCGTCAAGCGGGCGAGGGGCCGCAGTTCGGCGGGCTCGGCGTGACCGTTGGCCAGAATGGCCAGACCGTTGACCACCGGTTCCAAGGTGTGGATGAGGCCATGTTGGTTGCATACCCACGCGGCGATACTGACCGTGATCATTTCCAGGGCGGTTTTCGCCGGACGTTCACCCAGACGATCGGCCCAGGTGGCGAGGTCCATCAGCAAACCGATGGCGAGGTCACCGATGCGCTCCGCTTCGTCGTCGGGCAGGGTGGGATCCCAGGAGGCCACATCCGTTGTCAGCACCTTGAAAAGCTGGCGCAGGGCGTCCACGATTAGTGGCGGGGTGATCTGTTCTCCGGTGGCAATGCCGCTCGCCGCAAAGGCACCGAGAACGGGTTTGGCGTATTGTTCAAAGCGCTGTTGTGCGCCCGCTATGTCCAGGATGAGAGCCACTGCTGCCTCCGATATGCCCCGATGAAGTTGAGCATGGTATGCTAGCACGGAATGTCGCCGGGTTTTGCAAAGGGCGGCTCCCATTTTATCCAGGAACTTCCTCATGGCGCAGCAATATCCTGTTTCTCCGGTCGATTTGCATATGCACTCCATGGCCTCCGATGGCACCATGACGCCTGCTGACTTGGTGCAGCGGGTGCATGGGGCGGGAGTGCGTGTCATGGCACTGACGGACCATGACAACACGGCGGGGTTGGATGAGGCCGCGGTACAGGCTGAGACACTGGATATCCGGCTCATCCCCGGCGTGGAAATCTCCAGCGAATGGGAAACCCAGGGCATCCATATCGTGGGCCTTTTCGTTGATCCGAAAAACAGCGTCTTACAGGAAGGACTGAGCCGGATCATGGCGTTCCGCGACTGGCGCGCCATGGAGATCGACCGCTTGCTGGCAAATGCCGGTATTCCCGGCGCAGAAGCCGGAGCGCGGGCGATGGCGGGCAGCCGGATGGTGGGGCGCAGCCACTTCGGGCGCTGGCTGGTGCGCGAGGGGTGCTGTGCAGACGCGAACGAGGCCTTTGGCAAATATTTGGGGCGTGGTTGCAAGGCCTATGTACCCAGCAACTGGATTCCCATGACCGAGGTGGTCGGCTGGATCCATACAGCGGGCGGATATGCCGTTCTCGCCCACCCCGGTCGCTATAAGCTCAGTGGAACCAGATTGCGCGCTCTGCTCAGCGCATTTCGGGACGCGGGTGGCGTCGGTCTCGAGGTCTGTACCGGCAGTCAGGCAGCCGGTGATCGCGAGCATCTGGGGCGCCTGGCACAGCAGTTGGGCATGGCCGGTTCTGTGGGTTCCGACTTTCATGGTCCGGACGCCGGTCACGCGGCCATCGGCCATCTGCTACCCTTGCCCGACGGTGTGGAGCCAGTCTGGGAGCGCGCCGGTATTCACCTTTACTAACCGGCCAATCCTTCAGGGTTTTGTGGCGCTTCCGCGCATTTTCAACGGCGGGGCGCTGTGGTAGCTTTGCTCTCCATTGCGGATTCACATCAGGGGAAGATGGTGCAAAACAGTCAAAAGTCAACCAGCTACGCCAACTTGGGCACGTTCGTGTTGCTGCTGGTCTACGCTGGCGCCGCATACACCCTCAGCCCCTTCGCAGGTCCCCTGCTGATGGGGGCGGTGCTGACGACGGTGGGCTGGCCCTGGCAATTGCGTCTGGAGCGTGCCTTCCATATGCCGCGCTGGCTGGGCTCCCTTGTCCATGCCCTGGTGTGGGTGGCGATCATCATCATTCCCGCGGTCATCATTGTAGATTCGGTCCTGCCCCAGTTGGCACTGCTGATTTCCCGCTGGCAGTCGGGTGGTCCCCTTGTCGTCGTGCCGCCGGAGGTGATGAAAATTCCCTATGTGGGACACTGGTTGCTCAGCCACCTGCGCGGGCTGAACGGTGCCTACCTCTCCGCGCTGGTAAGCACACATTCCGGCATCATCACCGATTCTCTGAGCCAACTCTGGATATTCACCCTGCACACGTTTTTTGCCGCGCTGACGGTGTTTGCGCTGGCCCTCCATGGCGAACGTCTGACGGAGGCGTTGCGCCTTGGGGCCGGACAAATATGGGGCAGTGATCGCGGCGATCGTTTATTGGCCGCCAGTCGGGATGCGGCGCGCTCGGTGTTGATCGGCCTCATCGGTGTAGGTGTGGTAGAGGGCATGTTTATCGGCATTGCCTACGCTGTTGCCGGACTGGGTATGTGGCCCCTCTGGCTGGTTGCCACGGCGCTGATATCGCCTATCCCTTTCGGGGCGACGGCGGTAGTCGGCGCTGCCACCCTGTGGCTCGCTTTTACGGGGCATTGGTTTGCCGGTCTGCTCGTCCTGATCTGGGGGCTGATCGTGATTACCGCGGCGGACCTGGTGGTCCGCCCGCTGCTCACCGGTTCGCAGACGCAAGCCCCTTTCTTTCTGGTGTTCTTCAGCATCCTTGGCGGCGCCGAGGCGTTTGGTCTGATCGGCCTGATTATCGGACCCATTCTGGTGCTGCTGGCGCGTGGCGTGTGGCGCGCATGGGAGCGGCGCGTTCGCCTTCAGGAGTAGCTGGCCGATCTGGGTGATTAGGGAACTGTACAGGCTTCCCGTCTATCCAACCAATGGGTATTATCTTTGCAATGGATATCATTGCAATCACATCAGGAGCAGATCATGGATTACTCAATGTTGGATCAACAATACAATCAGTTGCAGCAACAGACCCAGAATAACCTGCAGGCCCTGCAGCAGGTGGCCGGACGGGTGAGCGCCATGGCGCCCGATAACATGACCGGGCGCGAGATCAGTATGGAATTGCGCGGTCTGGCCATGAATTTGCAGCAACAGCAGCAGAATGTAGGGATGATGCTGCAGCAGATGGCGCAGCATATTCAGCAACTGGAAATGCAGATGCAGGGGATGGGGCAGGGTGGAATGAACCCCAATATGGGACAGCAGCGTCCCTGGAATGCACCCATGCAGGGGCAGCCGGGTATGGGGAGCGGTTTCCTGGGTAATGTCATGACCGGTTTGGGGCTGGGTGCCGGCTTCGCGGTGGCGGAC includes:
- the sohB gene encoding protease SohB produces the protein METFFSHYLLFLADTATIVVALLVVVGGIAAIALNKRKSPASGQVQVTDLRKQLEQSGENVQQYRLDKKALKIHRKTLKKDRKDRANDPLAESCTYLLDFKGDIRASAVSALREEISAIIQAAKPGDTVLLRLESGGGMVNTYGLASAQLLRLRAAKIHLTVLVDAVAASGGYMMAVTADRIVASPFALIGSIGVVAQIPNFHRWLQDRNIDWEQFTAGKFKRTVTLFGENTETGRAKLREELEETHAQFRDFVQQYRPQLDLEQVATGEAWLGNKARQLGLVDDLATSDEIILEAVRQGKVLALHYQRQKTLPQRLGLAAQQSWDKLWQPPIS
- a CDS encoding MoaD/ThiS family protein, encoding MIHVKFFASVRERVGIGEMSLPMPEGGATVADILALAEGEAGVVLQGAHLLAAVNLRHVPFSDVVRDGDEVAFFPPVTGG
- a CDS encoding molybdenum cofactor biosynthesis protein MoaE gives rise to the protein MLVKVQREDFDPMAEMAAFPADAIAGAGSSVTFIGTVRDYSEATDILAMEIEHYPGMTERELERISAEAAQRYDILDSLIMHRYGRLAPQDNIVMVAVWSRHRAAAFDACRFLIDVLKTSAPFWKKEITPEGVRWVTDCPGCRAGSREGHTHAPHVSHSHTQVK
- a CDS encoding YajQ family cyclic di-GMP-binding protein is translated as MPSFDVVSEVDMQEVDNALHTTVKEITTRYDFKGSKASMERKEKEIILVAEDEYKLGQMIDLLSARLVKRGVDLKALEVGKVAAAAGGMERQVLSLKVGLETEVSKRMIKFLKDGKFKAQGSIQGDQLRVSGKSRDELQAAIAALRGHDFGLPVQFTNFRD
- a CDS encoding roadblock/LC7 domain-containing protein, which codes for MDKVEFAALVAGMTGVSAAAVISRDGIPLQVEGMSEDVADTVAALASGMCALAKRMNEEGNGVRHVHVVLADHDMVLLPTMSGAVLVVMRPGRNDESGIDVLRTAAVAL
- the gcvT gene encoding glycine cleavage system aminomethyltransferase GcvT; translation: MTKVSAQHTALHDWHVAHGARMVDFAGWEMPLNYGSQLAEHEAVRRAAGLFDVSHMRPLDLSGPDARVLLRYALANDVAKLDAAPGKALYSTMLQGDGGIIDDLIVYHRGGGRYRIVLNAGGAEADTAHLQALADAHGWRVILQKRPDLGILAVQGPTARALAATVLAIPALADLGVFHALEQGDFFVGRTGYTGEDGVEIVAANGLLTDLADRLLVAGVRPAGLAARDSLRLEAGLGLYGQDMTTAVSPYASNLGWTVDLRAADRNFLGRAALEAELAAGDGARLVGLAMRDGIPRHGYVVENAAGQPCGVVTSGIFSPSLQCGIALARVDAVLAPGALSAVLVRGVRRPALVIKPPFWRNGAATFSFPEEHEI
- the gcvH gene encoding glycine cleavage system protein GcvH, with the protein product MSKIPETLRYSDTHEWVEDLGGGRYRVGITDHAQELLGDLVFVEAPETGKTIRGGAVCGVLESVKAAADLYAPLDGTVVERNDGLADNPQWLNEDPYGRGWIMVVEADASAGDGLMDAAAYAKIAEV
- the gcvPA gene encoding aminomethyl-transferring glycine dehydrogenase subunit GcvPA; this encodes MPYIPHDAAETAAMLAAVGVERLDQLFDEIPPVLQVQDMALPEGLSEMALQRELEGRALANAPLRCFAGGGAYAHHIPAIVWEIAGRGEFYSAYTPYQAEASQGTLQIIYEYQSFITRLTGLEVSNASLYDGASGLAEACLMALRIQGGDKSILVPENLLPGWRRVLDSVLGLQNIRLVSVPYDRATGTLILPADAGDAAALIIPQSNALGLLEPVDALTDWAHAHGLLAIAVVNPLALALLKAPGVWGTQGADMAVGEGQPLGIPLSGGGPYFGFLACRKAHVRQLPGRLVAKTVDGQGREGFCLTLQAREQHIRRGKATSNICTNQGLMVTAATIHMAALGGYGLQQTAVLCHERAVRLRELLTGVPGVSLPYGGAFFHEFVVRLPHAAVAVRDTLLGYGLLAGLPLSDWGMGEAGDLLVCTTELLEEADLLAYRGALTAVLETL